In Capillimicrobium parvum, a genomic segment contains:
- the cpaB gene encoding Flp pilus assembly protein CpaB, translating into MSRRRRGIVLAALALVLGGLAASDVAGREAALRERLGPLVAVVVAQRPLGSGARLRASDLGVRRVPQRFAPAGAFARPEELIGEQIGAPLGAGSDITAAALKVPEAARPGAPVRTGERVADVVAIGSPRAIVPGGRVDVLVTREAADGTAGSTELALEDVEVLAVRAADVGPGDRGDQHVAASLRVTLRQAVYLAAAQSFASELRLLPRAAGDRRHRRTPLAVGDSL; encoded by the coding sequence GTGAGCCGGCGCCGGCGCGGGATCGTCCTCGCGGCCCTCGCGCTCGTCCTCGGCGGTCTGGCCGCCTCGGACGTCGCCGGCCGCGAGGCGGCGCTGCGCGAGCGCCTCGGGCCGCTCGTCGCGGTCGTCGTCGCGCAGCGTCCGCTGGGCTCGGGCGCGCGGCTGCGGGCGTCGGACCTCGGCGTGCGCCGCGTGCCGCAGCGCTTTGCGCCGGCGGGCGCCTTCGCGCGGCCCGAGGAGCTGATCGGCGAGCAGATCGGCGCGCCGCTGGGCGCGGGGTCGGACATCACGGCCGCGGCGCTGAAGGTGCCGGAGGCGGCGCGGCCGGGCGCGCCGGTGCGCACGGGCGAGCGGGTGGCCGACGTCGTGGCGATCGGCTCGCCGCGCGCGATCGTCCCGGGCGGGCGCGTCGACGTGCTCGTCACGCGCGAGGCCGCCGACGGCACCGCGGGGAGCACGGAGCTGGCGCTCGAGGACGTCGAGGTGCTCGCGGTCCGAGCGGCCGACGTCGGCCCGGGCGACCGCGGCGACCAGCATGTCGCGGCCTCGCTGCGGGTGACCTTGCGCCAGGCCGTCTATCTCGCCGCGGCGCAGTCGTTCGCGAGCGAGCTGCGGCTGCTCCCACGAGCCGCGGGCGACCGCCGGCACCGGCGCACCCCGCTGGCGGTCGGCGATTCGCTGTGA
- a CDS encoding PKD domain-containing protein gives MRRCLALSGLCAALLLLPAAAAPAAWFPGEVIDGPNPGLVSVGGVDIAQKDGTGGVVYLRLDGGAPHVFVARLLDGAWQPPERIDNGIAEGASAPVIAAGPGGRLVVAWVSGGSLISSVRPDSATGWTTPQGVAFPAEAPAIDMGLNGHTYVTWSASGDVRAAYMGRGLTQFQVIPTSLDMEPARQAGDAEGRRPAVAVSAEGLALAAWGEVFADGSQHVIARRVNGLSLSPIPQDVTLGDLDGRPGGNADSPDVAMSADSSFGWIAFRQTFFDGGAPMTRAVARRMRGSQFEAARPIDGQGFPAEDVGAPRIAENVGGAGLTAAGRLSGQIFGSTFFEERYDEVIFSGAVPLTSSPSPFSRRPVIAFAEDKTGLVAWTAPDASLRVRERAGEWQPEQLLSKPEFGPVDVNAGVSASGDRYLDAAVVAIQDTGAERRLTAAMLDRDPGSFSPASSSTWYKEVPSRISWREPINIWGPLTYRVYIDDRLAGETRQLSYPLTQLGLRPGQHLYRIEAVDVRGQVSSTPTRLIRFDAQPPRVSISFSGTRRAGRITTVNVTATDSGGIKGRPRVSFGDGSSVRGRSVEHRFRKGTWTVTVRVSDQAGNVTVRSRSVRIR, from the coding sequence TTGCGTCGTTGCCTTGCGCTGTCCGGCCTGTGCGCCGCCCTGTTGCTGCTGCCGGCCGCCGCCGCGCCCGCGGCGTGGTTCCCCGGGGAGGTCATCGACGGGCCGAACCCCGGGCTCGTCTCCGTCGGCGGCGTCGACATCGCCCAGAAGGACGGGACGGGCGGGGTCGTCTACCTGCGGCTCGACGGCGGCGCGCCGCACGTGTTCGTCGCGCGCCTCCTCGACGGAGCCTGGCAGCCGCCGGAGCGCATCGACAACGGCATCGCCGAGGGCGCGTCGGCGCCGGTGATCGCCGCCGGGCCGGGCGGGCGGCTCGTCGTCGCCTGGGTGTCGGGCGGGTCGCTGATCTCGAGCGTCCGGCCCGATTCGGCGACCGGTTGGACGACGCCGCAGGGGGTCGCGTTCCCGGCGGAGGCGCCGGCGATCGACATGGGCCTCAACGGCCACACGTACGTGACCTGGTCCGCGTCGGGCGACGTGCGGGCGGCCTACATGGGGCGGGGTCTGACGCAGTTCCAGGTCATCCCGACCTCGCTCGACATGGAGCCGGCACGCCAGGCCGGTGACGCGGAGGGGCGCCGGCCGGCGGTGGCGGTGTCGGCCGAGGGGCTGGCGCTCGCCGCATGGGGCGAGGTGTTCGCCGACGGCAGCCAGCACGTCATCGCGCGCCGGGTCAACGGGCTCAGCCTGTCGCCGATCCCGCAGGACGTCACGCTCGGCGACCTCGACGGACGGCCCGGCGGCAACGCCGACTCGCCCGACGTGGCGATGTCGGCGGACTCGAGCTTCGGCTGGATCGCCTTCCGGCAGACCTTCTTCGACGGCGGCGCGCCGATGACGCGGGCCGTCGCCCGGCGGATGCGCGGGTCCCAGTTCGAGGCGGCCCGGCCGATCGACGGCCAGGGCTTCCCGGCCGAGGACGTCGGCGCCCCGCGGATCGCCGAGAACGTCGGCGGCGCCGGGCTGACGGCGGCTGGGCGGCTGTCCGGCCAGATCTTCGGCTCCACGTTCTTCGAGGAGCGCTACGACGAGGTGATCTTCAGCGGTGCGGTGCCGCTGACGTCGTCGCCGAGCCCGTTCTCGCGGCGGCCGGTCATCGCGTTCGCCGAGGACAAGACCGGTCTCGTGGCGTGGACCGCGCCGGACGCCTCGCTGAGGGTGCGCGAGCGTGCGGGCGAGTGGCAGCCCGAGCAGCTGCTCTCCAAGCCCGAGTTCGGGCCCGTCGACGTCAACGCCGGGGTCTCCGCGTCGGGCGACCGCTACCTCGACGCGGCGGTCGTGGCGATCCAGGACACGGGTGCCGAGCGGCGCCTGACCGCGGCGATGCTCGACCGCGATCCGGGCTCGTTCTCCCCGGCGTCGTCGTCGACCTGGTACAAGGAGGTCCCGTCGCGGATCTCCTGGCGCGAGCCGATCAACATCTGGGGCCCGCTCACGTACAGGGTCTACATCGACGACCGGCTCGCGGGCGAGACGCGCCAGCTCTCCTATCCGCTGACGCAGCTCGGCCTGCGGCCTGGCCAGCACCTGTACCGGATCGAGGCGGTCGACGTGCGCGGGCAGGTCTCGTCCACGCCGACCCGGCTGATCCGCTTCGACGCCCAGCCGCCGCGGGTGTCGATCAGCTTCAGCGGGACGCGCCGGGCGGGGCGGATCACGACGGTGAACGTCACCGCGACGGACTCGGGCGGCATCAAGGGCCGGCCGCGGGTGAGCTTCGGCGACGGGTCGAGCGTCCGCGGCCGTTCGGTCGAGCACCGGTTCCGCAAGGGCACGTGGACGGTGACCGTCCGGGTCAGCGACCAAGCCGGCAACGTGACCGTGCGCAGCCGGTCGGTCCGGATTCGCTAG
- a CDS encoding pyridoxal phosphate-dependent decarboxylase family protein: MDERGELLERAAALIAAWEGRFGPVEPHPASVPDTDRLEAAWGAFGERMADHYPFFHPRFAGQMLKPPHRVAAAGYLAAMLVNPNNHALDGGPGTTALEVEAVDALADMFGLAQPRLGHLTSSGTIANLEALWVAREMTGGKAVVHSELAHYTHDRMCRVLGVEPRAVAADAHGRLDLDAVEAACRGGDVGTVVLTAGTTGLGAIDRVDEALALRERYGVRLHVDAAYGGFFTLLARGADPLVAGEPFAAIAQCDSVVVDPHKHGLQPYGCGAVLFADPSVAAVYAHESPYTYFVPADLHLGEISLECSRAGAAAAALWLTLQVFPLHAGDGLGPMLAASRRAALDLAARLRSDPGLTLHVEPELDIVTYFPSRPTLSDVDAATERALAVGMADGADPVFLSTIRVAANAFAQLHPGIVRDVDAARVLRSVLMKPEHETNVGDLHARLSRLAEEVSAAG; the protein is encoded by the coding sequence ATGGACGAGCGAGGCGAGCTGCTGGAGCGCGCGGCGGCACTGATCGCGGCGTGGGAGGGGCGGTTCGGGCCCGTCGAGCCGCACCCGGCGAGCGTCCCCGACACGGACCGGCTGGAGGCTGCGTGGGGCGCGTTCGGGGAGCGGATGGCCGATCACTATCCGTTCTTTCATCCGCGCTTCGCCGGCCAGATGCTCAAGCCGCCGCACCGGGTCGCGGCGGCCGGCTACCTCGCCGCGATGCTCGTCAACCCGAACAACCACGCGCTCGACGGCGGGCCCGGGACGACCGCGCTCGAGGTCGAGGCGGTCGACGCGCTCGCCGACATGTTCGGGCTCGCGCAGCCCCGGCTCGGCCACCTGACGTCGTCGGGAACGATCGCGAACCTCGAGGCGCTGTGGGTCGCCCGCGAGATGACGGGCGGCAAGGCCGTGGTCCACAGCGAGCTCGCGCACTACACGCACGACCGCATGTGCCGGGTGCTTGGCGTCGAGCCTCGCGCGGTGGCGGCGGACGCGCACGGCCGCCTCGACCTCGACGCGGTCGAGGCGGCATGCCGGGGCGGCGACGTCGGCACGGTCGTCCTGACCGCGGGCACGACCGGGCTGGGCGCGATCGACCGCGTCGACGAGGCCCTCGCGCTGCGCGAGCGCTACGGCGTGCGGCTGCACGTCGACGCGGCGTACGGCGGTTTCTTCACGCTGCTGGCGCGCGGCGCGGATCCGCTCGTCGCCGGCGAGCCGTTCGCGGCGATCGCGCAGTGCGACTCGGTCGTCGTCGATCCCCACAAGCACGGGCTGCAGCCGTACGGGTGCGGCGCGGTGCTGTTCGCCGACCCGTCCGTGGCGGCGGTCTACGCGCACGAGTCGCCGTACACGTACTTCGTCCCCGCCGACCTGCACCTCGGCGAGATCAGCCTCGAGTGCTCGCGCGCGGGCGCCGCCGCGGCGGCGCTGTGGCTGACGCTGCAGGTGTTCCCGCTCCACGCCGGCGACGGGCTCGGACCCATGCTGGCGGCCTCGCGGCGGGCGGCGCTGGATCTGGCGGCGCGGCTGCGCTCGGACCCCGGCCTGACGCTCCACGTCGAGCCGGAGCTCGACATCGTCACGTACTTCCCGTCGCGTCCGACGCTGTCGGACGTCGATGCCGCCACCGAGCGGGCGCTGGCCGTCGGGATGGCCGATGGCGCCGATCCGGTGTTCCTGAGCACGATCCGCGTGGCGGCGAACGCGTTCGCGCAGCTGCACCCGGGCATCGTGCGGGATGTGGACGCGGCGCGGGTGCTGCGGTCCGTGCTGATGAAGCCGGAGCACGAGACGAACGTCGGCGACCTGCACGCGCGTCTGTCACGGCTTGCCGAAGAGGTGTCCGCAGCCGGCTGA
- a CDS encoding response regulator transcription factor, with protein MSDDAFTILVVEDDDATRTFLADNLTADGYELLVTASVNEGRRLLERQFPDLVLVDVGLPDGSGLELVRSVREADGATSRLDPTTPILVLSGRADELDRVRGFERGTDDYVVKPFSYPELRGRVAALLRRAQGRRVAGRLRVGGLVLDPPSRQVTLHGEVLALSQKEFSLLRVLASEPTRVWTKAELLRMVWGHHTAGTTRTLDSHICRLRQKLGSGGERWVLNVWGVGYRLIDPRPEVDVESPASCTFSAQPAAVA; from the coding sequence ATGAGCGACGACGCTTTCACCATCCTCGTCGTCGAGGACGACGACGCCACGCGCACCTTCCTCGCCGACAACCTCACGGCCGACGGCTACGAGCTGCTGGTCACCGCCTCGGTCAACGAGGGCCGGCGCCTGCTGGAACGCCAGTTCCCGGATCTCGTGCTGGTCGACGTCGGGCTGCCGGACGGGTCCGGGCTGGAGCTCGTCCGGTCGGTCCGCGAGGCCGACGGGGCGACGAGCCGCCTCGATCCGACGACGCCGATCCTCGTCCTCAGCGGGCGCGCGGACGAGCTCGACCGGGTCCGCGGGTTCGAGCGCGGGACCGACGACTACGTCGTCAAGCCGTTCTCGTATCCGGAGCTGCGGGGTCGCGTGGCGGCGCTGCTGCGGCGGGCGCAGGGACGGCGCGTCGCCGGGCGCCTGCGGGTCGGCGGGCTCGTGCTCGACCCGCCGTCGCGGCAGGTGACGCTCCACGGCGAGGTGCTGGCGCTCTCGCAGAAGGAGTTCTCGCTGCTGCGCGTGCTGGCCTCCGAGCCGACCCGGGTCTGGACGAAGGCCGAGCTCCTGCGGATGGTGTGGGGGCACCACACCGCGGGAACGACGCGGACGCTCGACTCGCACATCTGCCGGCTGCGCCAGAAACTCGGATCCGGCGGCGAGCGGTGGGTCCTCAACGTGTGGGGCGTCGGCTACCGGCTGATCGATCCGCGGCCCGAGGTGGACGTCGAGTCCCCGGCCTCCTGCACCTTCTCCGCTCAGCCGGCGGCGGTCGCATGA
- a CDS encoding glycerol-3-phosphate dehydrogenase/oxidase, whose product MIARADALHALTREQFDVVVVGGGITGAGCALDAASRGYSVALVEKRDFAAGTSSRSSKLVHGGLRYLQNFDLGLVREALLERQLMVALAPHLVHPLKLVVPAFEGGSLDRLVGVGLNLYDVMSRGRRRRGEFAESWSPERHRVISGEEVAKLLPALAPRNPTSGYLFYDCQTDDVRLVLTVLAEAERFGAVVANRVEVTELLDGAVGAVDGETGESLRIRAANVINATGVWADRLRPGELHDEADIPHIRPSRGTHVTVSPEDLPLVAGAIVPAAGGRSIFALPWLGRTLLGTTDNDYEGELDFIAPDDDDVAYILDAANAFFGTSLTPADLTGAYAGVRPLISSGDPKKSVDISRKAELYETSSGMITITGGKLTTWRRMAKMAVDRLVERDSRDAPCRTHEIPLGQAVDPASLPRVEGVPEAAYAALASRYGHAAHDVLSVAAERGELAQRIVDGLPDLLAEAVHAARAEQARSVGDVLLRRTRLGLLAAPAVTGDGVAERVAAALAPELGWDGPRTAAEVRRFAEEAQAEGIRR is encoded by the coding sequence GTGATCGCTCGCGCCGACGCCCTCCACGCCCTGACCCGGGAGCAGTTCGACGTCGTCGTCGTCGGCGGCGGGATCACGGGGGCCGGGTGCGCGCTGGACGCCGCGTCGCGCGGGTACTCGGTCGCGCTGGTCGAGAAGCGCGACTTCGCGGCCGGGACCTCGAGCCGCTCGAGCAAGCTCGTCCACGGCGGCCTGCGCTACCTGCAGAACTTCGACCTCGGGCTCGTGCGCGAGGCGCTGCTCGAGCGCCAGCTCATGGTCGCGCTCGCCCCGCACCTGGTCCACCCGCTCAAGCTCGTCGTCCCCGCCTTCGAGGGCGGCAGCCTCGACCGCCTCGTCGGGGTCGGCCTGAACCTCTACGACGTGATGTCGCGCGGCCGGCGGCGCCGCGGCGAGTTCGCGGAGTCCTGGAGCCCGGAGCGCCATCGCGTGATCTCCGGCGAGGAGGTGGCCAAGCTCCTGCCCGCGCTCGCGCCGCGCAACCCGACCTCCGGCTACCTGTTCTACGACTGCCAGACCGACGACGTCCGGCTCGTCCTGACCGTGCTGGCCGAGGCCGAGCGCTTCGGCGCCGTGGTGGCCAACCGCGTCGAGGTCACGGAGCTGCTCGACGGCGCGGTCGGCGCGGTCGACGGCGAGACCGGCGAGTCGCTGCGGATCCGGGCGGCGAACGTCATCAACGCCACGGGCGTGTGGGCCGACCGCCTGCGGCCCGGCGAGCTGCACGACGAGGCCGACATCCCGCACATCCGGCCGAGCCGCGGCACCCACGTGACCGTCTCGCCCGAGGACCTGCCGCTCGTCGCGGGCGCGATCGTCCCGGCGGCGGGCGGGCGCTCGATCTTCGCGCTGCCGTGGCTGGGGCGCACGCTGCTCGGCACGACCGACAACGACTACGAGGGCGAACTGGACTTCATCGCCCCCGACGACGACGACGTCGCCTACATCCTCGACGCGGCGAACGCCTTCTTCGGCACGAGCCTCACGCCGGCCGACCTCACCGGCGCCTACGCGGGCGTCCGGCCGCTGATCTCCTCCGGCGACCCGAAGAAGTCGGTGGACATCTCACGCAAGGCGGAGCTCTACGAGACGTCGAGCGGCATGATCACGATCACCGGCGGCAAGCTGACGACATGGCGGCGGATGGCGAAGATGGCCGTCGACCGGCTCGTCGAGCGCGACTCGCGCGACGCGCCGTGCCGGACGCACGAGATCCCGCTCGGGCAGGCGGTCGACCCGGCCTCGCTGCCGCGGGTGGAGGGCGTGCCCGAGGCCGCCTACGCGGCGCTCGCTTCCCGCTACGGCCACGCGGCGCACGACGTGCTGAGCGTCGCGGCGGAGCGGGGGGAGCTCGCCCAGCGCATCGTCGACGGGCTCCCGGACCTGCTCGCCGAGGCGGTCCATGCGGCCCGGGCCGAGCAGGCGCGCTCGGTCGGCGACGTCCTGCTGCGCCGCACCCGGCTGGGCCTCCTCGCCGCGCCGGCGGTCACCGGCGACGGGGTGGCCGAGCGGGTCGCCGCCGCGTTGGCGCCCGAGCTCGGCTGGGACGGCCCACGGACGGCCGCGGAGGTGCGGCGGTTCGCCGAGGAGGCCCAGGCCGAGGGGATCCGCCGGTGA
- a CDS encoding Rho termination factor N-terminal domain-containing protein, protein MAVLDRAALEESPLADLHTIARELGLDGYRRLRKAALIDAIMQAHTGEEPAAAPEQEPAAAPEQEPAAKTEAEPAAEPEAEDEEEEKKPRTSSRSSRSRSSRSRSRSRRDADDGDGADGAVAGARESRASTTKSAAAAATAEPEAEAEADKVAEGTVELLGNGSGFVRVSPPDPSDDDVYISAAQVRRCELVSGDVVTGPLRAPRRSERYPSLIRIDTINGRPADEVSEGTPFDELPATFPTQRFALGGDDPTLKAIEWLTPIGRGSRATIVGSARAGKTEALRRLAGALAGQEGVEVSAVLAGVRPEEITEWRGGPVEPVTATSFAASPDAQAGAIERAVETAKRIAARGGHAVVLIDTLAMLPPGAARRTMAAARDIVDGGSLTLIATSDKPVGGETTVIALDERLTSTGRFPAVDLAASGTLRPELLVGDAGADAIAQARAAAVG, encoded by the coding sequence ATGGCCGTGCTCGACCGCGCCGCTCTCGAGGAGAGCCCGCTCGCCGACCTGCACACCATCGCCCGCGAACTGGGCCTCGACGGCTACCGCCGCCTGCGCAAGGCGGCGCTGATCGACGCGATCATGCAGGCGCACACCGGCGAGGAGCCGGCCGCGGCGCCGGAGCAGGAGCCGGCCGCGGCGCCGGAGCAGGAGCCGGCCGCCAAGACGGAGGCCGAACCGGCCGCCGAGCCTGAGGCCGAGGACGAGGAGGAGGAGAAGAAGCCGCGGACGAGCAGCCGCTCGTCGCGCAGCCGCTCCTCGCGCAGCCGGTCGCGCAGCCGCCGCGACGCCGACGACGGCGACGGCGCTGACGGCGCCGTGGCGGGCGCCCGCGAGAGCCGGGCGTCGACCACGAAGTCCGCAGCCGCCGCCGCTACCGCCGAGCCAGAGGCCGAGGCCGAGGCCGACAAGGTCGCCGAGGGCACGGTCGAGCTGCTCGGCAACGGCTCCGGGTTCGTCCGCGTCAGCCCGCCCGACCCGTCGGACGACGACGTCTACATCTCGGCCGCGCAGGTGCGCCGGTGCGAGCTCGTCTCCGGCGACGTCGTCACCGGGCCGCTGCGCGCGCCGCGACGCTCGGAGCGCTACCCGTCGCTGATCCGCATCGACACGATCAACGGCCGACCGGCCGACGAGGTCAGCGAGGGCACGCCGTTCGACGAGCTCCCCGCGACGTTCCCGACGCAGCGCTTCGCGCTCGGCGGCGACGACCCGACGCTGAAGGCGATCGAGTGGCTCACCCCGATCGGCCGCGGCTCGCGGGCGACGATCGTCGGCTCGGCCCGCGCCGGCAAGACCGAGGCGCTGCGCCGGCTGGCGGGTGCGCTCGCCGGCCAGGAGGGCGTCGAGGTGTCGGCCGTGCTCGCCGGGGTGCGTCCCGAGGAGATCACGGAGTGGCGCGGCGGCCCGGTCGAGCCCGTGACCGCGACGTCGTTCGCCGCGTCCCCCGACGCGCAGGCCGGCGCCATCGAGCGCGCGGTCGAGACCGCCAAGCGCATCGCCGCCCGCGGCGGCCACGCGGTCGTGCTCATCGACACGCTCGCGATGCTGCCCCCGGGCGCGGCGCGCCGGACGATGGCCGCGGCGCGCGACATCGTCGACGGCGGCTCGCTGACGCTCATCGCCACGTCCGACAAGCCGGTCGGCGGCGAGACGACGGTCATCGCGCTCGACGAGCGGCTGACCTCGACGGGTCGCTTCCCGGCGGTCGACCTCGCCGCGAGCGGGACCCTGCGGCCGGAGCTGCTCGTCGGCGACGCGGGGGCCGACGCGATCGCCCAGGCGCGCGCGGCCGCGGTCGGCTGA
- a CDS encoding winged helix-turn-helix transcriptional regulator, whose product MQDAVQLVGALDPRSGWEARRCSLAKALDVLGTRTSFLLMREAFYGTTRFDDFVTRIGASEPVTAARLRELVEADLLEREPYREPGQRTRQQYRLTEKGQDLLPAMVALMRWADRWEADDGGPVRFRHRDCGAVVGTQLRCEHGHEIGRGELELIRTQEL is encoded by the coding sequence ATGCAGGACGCGGTTCAGCTCGTCGGCGCGCTCGATCCCCGCAGCGGGTGGGAGGCGCGGCGCTGCTCGCTGGCCAAGGCGCTCGACGTCCTCGGCACGCGGACGTCGTTCCTGCTGATGCGCGAGGCCTTCTACGGGACGACCCGCTTCGACGATTTCGTCACCCGCATCGGCGCCAGCGAGCCCGTGACCGCCGCCCGCCTGCGCGAGCTCGTCGAGGCCGACCTGCTCGAGCGCGAGCCCTACCGCGAGCCCGGCCAGCGGACACGCCAGCAATACCGCCTCACCGAGAAGGGCCAGGATCTGCTGCCGGCGATGGTCGCGCTCATGCGATGGGCCGACCGCTGGGAGGCCGACGACGGTGGTCCGGTGCGCTTCCGCCATCGCGACTGCGGGGCGGTGGTCGGCACGCAGCTGCGCTGCGAACACGGTCACGAGATCGGTCGCGGCGAGCTCGAGCTGATCCGCACGCAGGAGCTGTAA
- a CDS encoding DHA2 family efflux MFS transporter permease subunit — MCAGVVLASLDLFIVNVALPDIARDFGTTNLADVSWVLNAYAITYAALLVLFGRMAERRARQNGFLLGVAIFTAASAACGLADSLPALVAFRILQAVGAALLTPTSLSLILATTDAERRSDAVRAWTAVGGVAAAIGPVVGGLLVAGSWRWVFFVNLPIGIAALVVGWRRLPHVPGHPVPHPDALGAALITVGIAALTAGLVKGEDWGWGSAPTVVALAVAVTTLGLFVLRSLRHRNPLVDPALFRMRAFSGASVAMTLFSMAFGGMLLSVVLWEQGVWGWSALKTGLAIAPGPLMVPVFAFFVAGPLIVRFGAGRVAAAGTTIFAAGIAWWALAAGVEPDYVGDMLGGMLVTGVGVGLTLPTLMATAAGSLPPQSFATGSAVINMLRQVGLAVGVAVLIAVLGTASGATDQLAAFQAAWWVLAALSLAGGVAALLLLAPRRRAAVHAAQPAAAPTR, encoded by the coding sequence GTGTGCGCCGGCGTCGTGCTGGCCAGCCTCGACCTCTTCATCGTCAACGTCGCCCTGCCCGACATCGCGCGGGACTTCGGCACCACGAACCTCGCCGACGTGTCGTGGGTCCTCAACGCGTACGCGATCACCTACGCCGCGCTGCTCGTGCTCTTCGGGCGCATGGCCGAGCGGCGCGCGCGCCAGAACGGGTTCCTGCTCGGCGTTGCGATCTTCACCGCCGCGTCGGCCGCCTGCGGTCTGGCGGACTCGCTGCCGGCGCTCGTCGCGTTCCGGATCCTTCAGGCGGTCGGTGCGGCGCTGCTGACGCCGACGTCGCTGAGCCTCATCCTGGCGACCACCGACGCCGAGCGGCGGTCCGACGCGGTGCGCGCGTGGACGGCGGTGGGCGGGGTGGCCGCGGCCATCGGACCGGTCGTCGGAGGCCTGCTCGTCGCCGGCTCGTGGCGCTGGGTCTTCTTCGTCAACCTGCCGATCGGCATCGCCGCGCTGGTCGTCGGCTGGCGGCGCCTGCCGCACGTGCCGGGCCACCCGGTGCCGCATCCCGACGCGCTCGGCGCGGCGCTCATCACCGTCGGCATCGCCGCCCTGACGGCCGGCCTCGTCAAGGGCGAGGACTGGGGGTGGGGCTCGGCGCCCACCGTCGTCGCGCTCGCGGTCGCCGTCACGACGCTCGGGCTCTTCGTCCTTCGCTCGCTGCGCCATCGCAACCCGCTCGTCGACCCGGCGCTGTTCCGGATGCGGGCGTTCTCGGGCGCCTCGGTTGCGATGACGCTGTTCTCGATGGCGTTCGGCGGGATGCTCCTGTCCGTCGTGCTCTGGGAGCAGGGCGTCTGGGGCTGGTCGGCGCTCAAGACGGGACTCGCGATCGCACCCGGCCCGCTGATGGTGCCGGTGTTCGCCTTCTTCGTCGCGGGCCCGCTCATCGTGCGCTTCGGCGCCGGCCGGGTCGCCGCCGCCGGAACGACGATCTTCGCCGCAGGCATCGCCTGGTGGGCGCTGGCGGCGGGCGTCGAGCCCGACTACGTCGGCGACATGCTCGGCGGCATGCTCGTCACCGGAGTCGGGGTCGGCCTGACGCTGCCGACGCTCATGGCCACCGCGGCCGGATCCCTGCCGCCTCAGAGCTTCGCCACCGGCTCGGCGGTGATCAACATGCTGCGCCAGGTCGGCCTTGCCGTGGGCGTGGCCGTGCTGATCGCGGTGCTGGGGACCGCGTCCGGCGCAACCGACCAGCTTGCCGCGTTCCAGGCCGCCTGGTGGGTGCTTGCCGCGCTCTCGCTCGCGGGCGGCGTGGCCGCGCTGCTGCTCCTCGCCCCGCGGCGCCGGGCCGCCGTCCACGCGGCGCAGCCCGCGGCCGCGCCGACCCGCTGA
- a CDS encoding sensor histidine kinase: protein MSWAMALVALSGLGLAWFKHRRRMELVTRALHELRSPLCAARLAVHAAGRERGWPAVARIDDELGRAALALDDLDAARRGRSVSPHLQEVDTGELLGQVGVTWAPLAWPVGRRVRVEPPVAAPVVHADPVRLAQALGNLVGNALEHGTGDVVLSVSVAGSWARLSVADGGSGLPAPLGTLRRRARGGRGSRGRGLAIADEIARRHGGRLESSPADAAGCRMTLDLPLPVGEVEDQGASLSLHLDGIELDRSASRRWSARPAPVDSEGLRWGGTVQPLRRRR from the coding sequence ATGAGCTGGGCGATGGCGCTGGTCGCGCTGAGCGGGCTCGGTCTGGCGTGGTTCAAGCACCGCCGCCGCATGGAGCTCGTGACCCGTGCGCTGCACGAGCTGCGCTCGCCGCTGTGCGCGGCCCGGCTCGCGGTCCACGCCGCCGGCCGCGAGCGCGGATGGCCCGCGGTGGCGCGCATCGACGACGAGCTGGGCCGGGCGGCGCTGGCGCTCGACGACCTCGATGCCGCCCGGCGCGGGCGGTCCGTGTCGCCGCACCTGCAGGAGGTCGACACCGGCGAGCTGCTCGGGCAGGTCGGGGTGACGTGGGCCCCGCTCGCGTGGCCGGTCGGCCGGCGCGTCCGGGTCGAGCCACCGGTGGCCGCGCCGGTGGTCCACGCCGATCCGGTGCGGCTGGCGCAGGCCCTCGGCAACCTCGTGGGCAACGCGCTCGAGCACGGGACGGGCGACGTGGTGCTGTCGGTGTCGGTCGCGGGCTCTTGGGCGCGGCTCAGCGTGGCCGACGGCGGCTCCGGCCTGCCGGCGCCGCTCGGGACGCTGCGCCGGCGTGCGCGCGGCGGTCGCGGGTCGCGGGGGCGGGGACTGGCGATCGCCGACGAGATCGCCCGGCGCCACGGCGGTCGCCTCGAGAGCTCGCCGGCGGACGCCGCGGGCTGCCGGATGACGCTCGATCTGCCGCTGCCGGTGGGCGAGGTCGAGGACCAGGGTGCGTCGCTCTCGCTGCATCTCGACGGGATCGAGCTGGACCGCTCCGCGTCGAGGCGGTGGTCGGCGCGCCCGGCGCCGGTCGACTCGGAGGGCCTGCGCTGGGGCGGTACGGTGCAACCGCTGCGGCGGCGCCGGTGA